A genome region from Rhizobium jaguaris includes the following:
- a CDS encoding ABC-three component system protein, whose amino-acid sequence MVFLAVGFGLEPGEPVPSIQSASYWTDAGVPVAEFAGRPTPRFFVSGAGDGGLIDFVAAGARDFDHAGMIRLISEHPGIAALKPVLAAIDVRARAEDAKGARFDFMAAYDAELLQSLTDIGLVAAVAQQLRPGVQLTFQTQHAELFDVSTATLNRLAAYLTIKACAGDAQRSFRHLQCGVVTRIDAPDPAPIIAPFWLDCAGETVAADAVIVRRGPRREVVRAPFAPHLASFDVTHREWLARHGDATLVPKLSGPARSLFREAARSANILAPRLQRQAANQLPISVQLLREGANIRWSGAVPAEQLIRSWSEQQPFEIILPDAPEALGAVAGAVLRVACHSNNCRLHAAPGLWSRLVRELSLESPHAEGMAMPAIVAGNPGGAAQDPVALPLDILARRIHRSLDSWLLERLDAHLQPFFASNADPGRPINVKIAQDLRAAMAATWAIWHASFTDDPALLNHFLRLMICAVDEDEHRDAAQILVGPSKWPVILRGTAVALAIAAAWDATSPKSARPGNLVRLRDGDSEWAGHGCAADMINGDEMSLCAASFMWQTQFVILVVKSAIEVTRIAERPFAQIDTDQPGLSDTDGSGPVIMSISRDFIDAAAAGLAELRALLATVEARHFEGLEKTIMKGAA is encoded by the coding sequence ATGGTGTTTCTCGCCGTCGGGTTCGGACTCGAGCCGGGCGAACCGGTGCCGTCGATACAGAGCGCCAGCTATTGGACCGATGCCGGCGTTCCCGTTGCCGAGTTTGCAGGTCGGCCCACCCCGCGGTTCTTCGTCAGTGGCGCGGGCGACGGCGGACTGATCGATTTCGTGGCCGCCGGAGCCCGCGATTTCGATCATGCCGGGATGATCCGGCTGATCTCCGAACATCCCGGCATCGCGGCGTTAAAGCCGGTCCTTGCCGCGATCGATGTGCGCGCTCGCGCTGAGGATGCCAAGGGCGCCCGCTTCGATTTCATGGCGGCCTATGACGCTGAGCTTCTTCAATCGCTCACAGACATCGGCCTCGTCGCTGCGGTCGCGCAGCAACTCCGCCCCGGCGTGCAGTTAACGTTTCAGACCCAGCATGCCGAGCTGTTCGATGTCTCAACGGCAACGCTCAACCGGCTCGCCGCCTATCTCACCATCAAAGCCTGCGCTGGCGATGCCCAGCGCTCCTTCCGGCATCTGCAATGCGGCGTCGTGACGCGGATCGACGCGCCGGATCCGGCGCCGATCATCGCCCCCTTCTGGCTCGATTGCGCAGGGGAAACGGTCGCTGCGGATGCAGTGATCGTGCGGCGCGGTCCCCGGCGCGAAGTGGTGCGGGCTCCCTTTGCCCCACACCTGGCCAGTTTTGATGTGACGCACAGGGAATGGCTTGCCCGCCATGGCGACGCGACGCTTGTCCCGAAGTTGTCAGGACCGGCACGTTCCCTATTCCGGGAGGCAGCGCGCAGCGCGAATATCCTCGCTCCGCGGCTGCAGCGACAGGCAGCCAACCAGCTCCCCATATCGGTGCAGCTACTACGCGAAGGCGCCAACATCCGCTGGTCTGGCGCGGTCCCGGCGGAGCAGCTTATCCGATCGTGGAGCGAGCAGCAGCCCTTTGAGATCATCTTGCCCGATGCGCCCGAGGCTCTTGGCGCCGTCGCAGGGGCCGTGCTGCGGGTCGCCTGCCACAGCAACAATTGCCGGCTCCACGCCGCGCCCGGCCTGTGGAGCCGGCTGGTCCGCGAGCTCAGCCTAGAATCGCCGCACGCTGAAGGCATGGCGATGCCAGCGATCGTGGCCGGCAATCCCGGCGGCGCCGCCCAGGATCCGGTGGCGCTGCCGCTCGATATTCTAGCGCGTCGGATTCACCGGTCGCTCGATAGCTGGCTGCTCGAGCGCCTGGACGCACACCTCCAGCCATTTTTCGCGAGCAATGCTGATCCCGGCCGCCCGATCAACGTCAAGATCGCACAGGATCTTCGGGCGGCCATGGCCGCGACCTGGGCGATCTGGCATGCATCGTTTACCGATGACCCGGCACTGCTGAACCATTTCCTGCGCCTGATGATCTGTGCGGTCGACGAGGACGAACATCGCGACGCGGCACAGATTCTCGTCGGCCCCAGCAAATGGCCCGTGATCCTGCGCGGGACCGCTGTCGCGCTTGCCATCGCCGCGGCCTGGGACGCCACATCGCCCAAAAGCGCCAGGCCGGGCAATCTGGTTCGCCTACGCGACGGCGACAGCGAATGGGCCGGTCATGGATGCGCGGCTGACATGATCAACGGTGACGAGATGTCATTGTGTGCCGCCTCCTTCATGTGGCAGACTCAGTTCGTCATCCTCGTGGTCAAAAGTGCCATCGAGGTCACCCGAATCGCCGAACGGCCGTTCGCGCAGATCGACACCGACCAGCCGGGGCTCAGCGATACGGATGGCTCTGGTCCGGTGATCATGTCGATCAGTCGCGATTTCATCGACGCGGCGGCGGCGGGTCTGGCCGAGCTACGCGCCCTGCTGGCAACGGTTGAGGCGCGGCACTTTGAGGGGCTTGAAAAGACGATCATGAAAGGTGCGGCATGA
- a CDS encoding 3'-5' exonuclease — MDSQLDMFSKAPPPAVEEVSPRVALPRRPQPTTLSDEDMARKLEDSRNYRVLRKLVARPVAASRRPEFSRIGVILDTETTGLNHRTDEVIEIGAVAFTFNDDGMIGDVIGVYGGLQQPSAPIPPEITRLTGITEAMVEGQVIDIRALRKLIEPADLVIAHNAGFDRPFCDVFSPVFSGKAWACSVSEIDWSARGFEGTKLGYLIGQAGYFHEGHRAVDDCFALLEILDRQQADEESAFQELYLASQQSRVRIFAEHSPFDMKDHLKARGYRWSDGSDGRPKSWWVEVDEDDLDEELRYLRSDIYQWDEADPPILHLTAFDRFRA; from the coding sequence ATGGATTCGCAACTCGACATGTTTTCGAAGGCGCCGCCTCCTGCGGTGGAAGAGGTGAGCCCACGCGTGGCGCTGCCACGACGACCGCAGCCCACTACATTGTCCGACGAAGACATGGCGCGGAAGCTTGAAGATAGCCGAAACTATCGCGTCCTCAGGAAGCTCGTCGCTCGGCCTGTTGCCGCGTCCAGGCGGCCGGAGTTCTCTCGTATCGGGGTCATTCTCGACACGGAGACCACGGGTCTCAATCACCGGACCGACGAGGTCATCGAGATCGGTGCAGTCGCCTTTACCTTCAACGATGATGGAATGATCGGCGACGTTATCGGTGTCTATGGCGGCTTGCAGCAGCCGTCCGCGCCGATCCCGCCCGAGATCACGCGGCTGACGGGAATCACTGAGGCGATGGTGGAGGGACAGGTGATTGATATCCGCGCCCTGCGTAAACTGATTGAACCGGCAGACCTGGTCATCGCCCACAATGCCGGGTTTGACCGGCCGTTCTGTGATGTTTTCTCACCTGTCTTTTCCGGCAAGGCGTGGGCGTGCTCGGTTTCGGAGATCGATTGGAGCGCTCGCGGCTTCGAAGGCACGAAGCTCGGCTACCTCATAGGCCAGGCCGGCTATTTCCACGAGGGCCACCGCGCCGTGGACGACTGCTTTGCGCTTCTGGAGATCCTCGATCGGCAGCAGGCAGACGAAGAAAGCGCCTTCCAAGAATTATACCTGGCCAGCCAGCAATCACGTGTTCGCATCTTTGCCGAGCACAGTCCGTTCGACATGAAGGACCATCTGAAGGCGAGGGGCTATCGCTGGTCGGACGGCAGCGACGGTCGCCCGAAGTCCTGGTGGGTCGAAGTTGACGAAGACGATCTCGATGAGGAACTTCGCTATCTGCGCTCTGATATCTACCAATGGGATGAAGCGGACCCGCCGATCTTGCACCTGACGGCCTTCGATCGGTTCAGGGCTTGA
- a CDS encoding ABC-three component system middle component 1: MTDSATLSPGLADFADRLRNAALKLELKVEDRPELASATFNGGSAKSTTLSSTDLPAESHAIRIDRFNIVLGILPDVAAMEAVLETLRRYRNQCVVARSFLGANETLDLQLMLLGPRASERQEAWRAMALMVERDDRVARKLAWLRPEDPLNDEESFADFLKRTFLARPWIHAEGQFEDVALDELSGTGATAPGLPRTTADEWERIALDEKKTPDEIVAALVKSWGRRGQA, translated from the coding sequence ATGACGGATAGTGCGACTCTGTCACCTGGACTGGCTGATTTCGCTGACCGGCTGCGCAACGCGGCGCTGAAGCTCGAGCTCAAGGTCGAGGATCGGCCCGAACTAGCGAGCGCAACCTTCAACGGCGGATCGGCCAAGTCGACGACGCTCAGTTCGACCGATCTGCCGGCGGAAAGCCATGCGATCCGGATTGATCGCTTCAATATCGTGCTGGGCATCCTGCCCGACGTTGCCGCCATGGAAGCGGTGCTCGAGACGCTGCGGCGCTACCGCAATCAATGTGTCGTCGCGCGCTCGTTCCTCGGGGCTAACGAGACACTGGACTTGCAGCTGATGCTACTGGGACCACGAGCGAGCGAGCGGCAGGAAGCCTGGCGCGCGATGGCGTTGATGGTCGAGCGCGATGACCGCGTCGCTCGCAAGCTGGCGTGGCTGCGCCCCGAAGATCCGCTGAATGACGAAGAGAGTTTCGCCGACTTCCTCAAGCGAACCTTCCTTGCCCGGCCATGGATCCATGCCGAAGGCCAGTTCGAGGATGTGGCGCTCGATGAGCTGAGCGGCACCGGTGCGACCGCGCCGGGTCTACCGCGGACGACGGCGGACGAATGGGAGCGGATCGCACTAGACGAGAAGAAGACGCCGGATGAAATTGTCGCGGCGTTGGTCAAATCCTGGGGTCGGAGGGGTCAGGCATGA
- a CDS encoding NAD(P)-binding protein, with product MADALLAQDILDGAAVRDRPNLFVIGIFDRRITFYSQQVRALSLVHALKELGYLHANPRIAVVGGGAAGVTAAAAAALVTGSQVVLFESADALLPLQSTTDRRRLDPHITIGRRTTRPIP from the coding sequence TTGGCTGATGCCTTGCTTGCCCAGGATATTCTTGACGGTGCGGCTGTTCGCGACCGGCCGAATCTGTTCGTGATCGGCATTTTCGACCGGCGCATCACCTTCTATTCCCAACAGGTCCGGGCGCTGTCGCTGGTCCACGCGCTCAAGGAACTTGGCTATCTCCATGCCAATCCGAGGATAGCGGTCGTTGGCGGCGGGGCGGCCGGCGTCACCGCAGCCGCAGCTGCCGCGCTGGTCACCGGGTCGCAGGTCGTGTTGTTCGAATCCGCCGATGCCCTCTTGCCCCTTCAGTCGACGACCGATCGGCGGCGGCTCGATCCGCATATTACGATTGGCCGGCGCACTACACGACCGATCCCATAG
- a CDS encoding ParA family protein, with translation MTIIAMANSKGGVGKSTLCLLIASELAQNGTNVLIIDADQKQQSCLQWYGRCKRAGTLPTSLTAVSASTPDDLKATLKTASADIILIDVQGSINDLLVAAIVASDITLVPAKANVMEMVETVKLFEWAQSSLKRAPLRLVLNRVEGIDTNTAAFQDAVQMIRDNKLAALPTFVRARKVYEQFSKEAGSLAQIGKDPSKAEQVSKARSNIVSVISDISRIIGEAA, from the coding sequence ATGACAATTATCGCAATGGCGAATTCCAAAGGCGGCGTCGGAAAATCGACCCTGTGTCTGCTGATCGCCTCCGAGCTGGCGCAAAACGGCACGAACGTCCTGATCATCGATGCCGATCAAAAACAGCAGTCCTGCCTGCAATGGTATGGCCGTTGCAAGCGCGCCGGAACATTGCCGACGTCATTGACGGCAGTGTCGGCGAGCACACCGGATGATCTGAAAGCTACACTCAAGACGGCATCAGCCGACATCATTCTGATCGATGTCCAGGGCTCCATCAACGACCTTCTGGTCGCCGCGATCGTCGCAAGTGACATCACCCTTGTGCCAGCGAAGGCCAACGTGATGGAAATGGTTGAGACCGTTAAACTCTTCGAATGGGCGCAGAGCAGTCTCAAACGAGCGCCTCTCAGGCTCGTCCTCAATCGCGTTGAAGGCATCGACACCAATACCGCCGCCTTCCAGGATGCCGTCCAGATGATCCGCGACAACAAGCTTGCCGCCCTTCCGACCTTCGTACGTGCGAGAAAAGTCTACGAGCAGTTTTCGAAGGAGGCAGGCTCATTGGCACAAATCGGAAAGGATCCAAGCAAGGCCGAGCAGGTCTCGAAGGCGCGCAGCAACATCGTCAGCGTGATCTCCGACATTTCCAGGATTATTGGAGAGGCGGCATGA
- a CDS encoding WGR domain-containing protein yields the protein MALYPYQLYCQRFDAARNMARYYMLSIQPTLFGEVAVTRAWGRIGKRGGEKTEMFETERDAAVHFLDLARRKHAKGYRPVASCGNAHIEHPSNNDRGDNKHLR from the coding sequence ATGGCTCTTTATCCCTATCAGCTTTATTGCCAGCGCTTCGACGCGGCAAGGAACATGGCCCGCTATTATATGCTCTCCATCCAGCCGACGCTGTTTGGCGAAGTGGCCGTCACGCGCGCCTGGGGACGCATCGGAAAGCGTGGTGGCGAAAAGACGGAAATGTTCGAGACAGAGCGCGACGCGGCGGTGCACTTCCTGGATCTGGCGCGTAGAAAGCATGCGAAAGGCTATCGTCCCGTCGCAAGTTGTGGAAATGCCCATATCGAGCACCCTTCCAACAACGACAGAGGTGACAACAAGCACCTGCGATGA
- a CDS encoding tetratricopeptide repeat protein has protein sequence MDGKIELEIFEDGGVFRHGDDYDGIVEELDNALDQRDAGTITPAKYLKTLKALVERHPLFIDGHAHLGNALMEEGKPKLALQACLRGLAAGERAIPAEFSGQIEWSFLENRPFLRAAHGAVLSQLRLGQRHDALRLMEKMLAWNPNDNQGIRCLIGSEYLRAGETKKAERIFTDEAGHYPPYHYEHALLRLKSGDPLSAATSLRRGFVANGYIAEILSGNPEPMPLAIWHGSNLAEPETARDYLDHCGDLWQRTPGAIAFVRWLHTHPKILIERAVILDCQEALLWEFDPARRRDILDREDAALGLIDDALSHEIIQCRTDRHGRQIEPWRYRPARF, from the coding sequence ATGGACGGCAAGATCGAATTGGAAATCTTCGAGGACGGTGGCGTTTTTCGTCATGGCGACGACTATGACGGAATTGTCGAAGAACTGGACAATGCGCTCGATCAACGCGATGCGGGAACCATCACACCAGCCAAGTATCTCAAAACGCTCAAGGCGCTGGTCGAGCGCCACCCGCTTTTCATCGACGGCCATGCCCATCTTGGCAACGCCCTAATGGAGGAAGGAAAACCGAAACTTGCGCTTCAGGCCTGCCTTCGCGGTCTTGCAGCAGGCGAACGTGCCATTCCTGCCGAGTTTTCGGGGCAGATCGAATGGAGCTTTCTGGAGAATCGTCCTTTTCTGCGTGCCGCCCACGGTGCGGTCCTGTCCCAGCTTCGCCTCGGTCAGCGCCACGATGCGCTGCGCCTGATGGAGAAGATGCTCGCCTGGAACCCGAACGACAATCAGGGCATCCGCTGTCTGATCGGTTCGGAATATTTGCGAGCCGGTGAGACAAAGAAAGCCGAGCGCATCTTCACGGACGAAGCCGGGCACTATCCACCTTATCACTACGAACACGCGCTACTGCGCCTGAAGTCCGGCGATCCGCTCTCAGCAGCGACCAGTCTGCGGCGTGGTTTCGTGGCGAATGGCTATATTGCCGAGATCCTTTCTGGCAACCCCGAACCGATGCCTCTCGCGATCTGGCACGGCTCCAATCTCGCCGAACCGGAGACGGCGCGCGACTATCTGGACCATTGTGGCGACCTATGGCAGCGGACACCGGGGGCTATCGCTTTCGTGCGTTGGCTGCACACGCATCCGAAAATTCTGATCGAGCGTGCCGTCATTCTCGATTGCCAGGAGGCGCTGCTGTGGGAGTTCGACCCCGCTCGTCGCCGGGACATCCTCGATCGTGAGGACGCCGCACTTGGGCTGATCGACGACGCCCTCTCGCACGAGATCATTCAGTGTCGCACCGACCGCCATGGCCGGCAAATCGAGCCGTGGCGTTATCGACCAGCTCGATTTTGA
- a CDS encoding DUF6998 domain-containing protein, with protein sequence MDAVPKSAAVRLKEILAAVKPLAAEYYRISGKPLGVTGEIAEYVTAELLGLELVPPRTAGYDALRHTAASLERVQIKGRAYDPAVRSTQRIGTIKPEGPCDVVMLVLLHNGTLDPVEIWEAPFSSVFARLAEPGSKSRNERGALAVSDFKRIGSKIWPTEQGS encoded by the coding sequence ATGGACGCAGTTCCAAAATCAGCAGCAGTTCGCTTGAAGGAGATACTTGCGGCCGTGAAGCCCCTTGCAGCCGAATATTACCGCATCAGCGGCAAGCCGCTCGGTGTGACAGGCGAAATTGCCGAATATGTTACGGCCGAACTCCTCGGACTTGAATTGGTCCCTCCCCGTACCGCCGGATATGATGCCTTACGCCACACGGCTGCCAGCCTGGAGCGGGTTCAAATAAAGGGAAGAGCCTATGACCCCGCGGTCAGGAGCACCCAGCGGATAGGCACGATCAAACCGGAAGGTCCATGCGACGTCGTCATGCTGGTGCTGCTCCACAACGGAACTCTCGATCCCGTTGAGATCTGGGAGGCTCCTTTTTCGTCGGTTTTTGCTCGGCTGGCCGAGCCGGGATCGAAATCGAGGAACGAGCGTGGCGCACTTGCTGTGTCGGATTTCAAGCGGATCGGATCGAAGATTTGGCCAACGGAGCAAGGATCATAA
- a CDS encoding DUF1127 domain-containing protein codes for MNVARSFNNWRKYRQTVGELGRMSTRELHDLGIDRGDIRNVARAAVAR; via the coding sequence ATGAATGTCGCACGCTCTTTCAACAATTGGCGCAAGTACCGTCAGACGGTCGGTGAGCTGGGCCGTATGTCGACCCGTGAACTGCACGATCTCGGTATCGATCGCGGTGATATCCGCAACGTTGCCCGCGCCGCGGTCGCCCGCTAA
- a CDS encoding plasmid mobilization protein, producing MTTRRSKTVCVRLSEIELSALKDFAEDTGLPISEVLRRLAREAGGLGTTVEGEIAIQFKAMVVQFRKVGVNLNQVARALNSGRNPGYEHLRDGIGRLARIVADVERNLDEMRARGRARAKRLVRSDV from the coding sequence ATGACGACAAGACGAAGCAAAACGGTATGTGTGAGGCTGTCGGAGATCGAGCTTTCCGCGCTGAAAGACTTTGCCGAAGATACTGGATTGCCAATCAGCGAAGTGCTGCGGCGTCTGGCCCGTGAGGCCGGCGGTCTTGGTACAACTGTGGAGGGAGAGATCGCGATACAGTTTAAAGCGATGGTGGTGCAGTTCAGGAAGGTGGGTGTGAACCTCAACCAGGTGGCGCGAGCGCTGAACAGCGGCCGGAACCCGGGCTATGAGCATCTTCGTGACGGCATTGGCCGACTTGCCAGGATCGTTGCCGATGTCGAGCGCAATCTCGATGAGATGCGGGCGAGGGGACGTGCGCGCGCTAAGCGATTGGTGAGGTCAGATGTTTGA
- a CDS encoding HU family DNA-binding protein: protein MTTTNEIAEKIAADHNLSKAQSKTIVEAVFASITAAATSGAEITFQPGKPLKDALNK, encoded by the coding sequence ATGACCACCACCAATGAAATCGCAGAAAAAATCGCGGCTGACCACAATCTTAGCAAGGCTCAGAGCAAGACGATCGTTGAGGCTGTTTTTGCATCCATCACCGCGGCAGCGACCTCTGGCGCCGAGATCACCTTCCAACCGGGCAAGCCGCTGAAAGATGCGCTCAACAAGTAA
- a CDS encoding AAA family ATPase — MSEIFLSRIVIQDFRTFGDFAIDIPAAPGLVLLTGTNGLGKSSFFDAIEWGLTNRIRRFEPYINKGRKKLVEKDYLTRRGAEPGSHSVALTFSDGDAVERSATGGTAMADIVAQLARPDRRTINDLGTYLALTHFLGQAAQQRFTSRDPQDQWQALKGPSGIDRLERVRAGLRGRATIAAFTRRLDAEQGVVATLDREIADWQGWIARLERLRAAARATGVLTADEVAARIDRLENDLQQLAAGQPLAITSEGIGPRLAAIADRIDEALRTTGERKAALEGLSAQFLVSQAEGRLDHPSLLRLRSVISDARARLDLASQLVGSTGAAVTAQTAAIATIDQNIAVLDAARTDFARRAQLAELISTEQQDRTSLTEAIAAHRTTIVEADAKISQHGEASAEVARLRSLAASARTLNEAMADCLDLEAESGAAESALTQGREAAARAASELVPLETQLADLDSKIADAERERAEADRHASAISAALSQLASHIHEDDTNCPVCQTPFEPGALKALADAAASGSDHRLAQADDALEALRSTRPPLGDEIHRLRGVVAAVEGLERGARTAADALTNARTSIAQTLATAPESDLAALTATRARDADAALAAAEAALAPLSANAAAATEQRSSVAADLDELIARDNQLGARLVQYQAEDKACADRIAARNLSNATIGDIETRLTAERKRREDARARLAQLSEAASSASADVQREQAALDLAQRDLAAAEAARTSSEQAAQQMQQRWTRAGLNDIPSQAEYDRGLSAIEALLASLRSLAERQLVLGRENEDALLQTEIDEIAASMRATGGDDGVRDPAAYLAALQTRLDAARAAVKLTTAARSAVNRYSEDLQKQADDFSARVLDPLNTVIDDFNEAMLSTPGESIQFKADTRVDATSFGMALRYREKVANAIETKKDLPPQVVLSEGQLAANGFSILCAASTAYPWSRWRALLLDDPLQHNDIIHTAAFVDVMRNMVELNGYQLIMSSHDRGESEFIARKFDAAGLPCSTVLLTAPSDKGVVWNAPEHNKAARRILRKNAQPPSASSA, encoded by the coding sequence ATGAGCGAGATCTTTCTCTCCCGCATCGTGATCCAGGATTTCCGGACCTTCGGCGACTTCGCGATCGACATTCCGGCGGCGCCCGGTCTTGTTCTGCTCACCGGCACCAACGGCTTGGGAAAAAGCAGCTTCTTCGATGCAATCGAATGGGGACTGACCAACAGAATCCGCCGGTTCGAACCCTATATCAACAAGGGCCGCAAGAAACTCGTCGAGAAGGACTATCTCACGCGCCGGGGCGCTGAGCCAGGGTCGCATAGCGTCGCGCTAACCTTCTCGGACGGCGACGCTGTCGAGCGCAGCGCAACCGGCGGCACAGCGATGGCGGACATCGTCGCGCAACTTGCGCGGCCCGACCGCCGCACGATTAACGATCTTGGGACCTATCTCGCCCTCACTCATTTCCTCGGGCAGGCAGCACAGCAGCGATTCACCAGCCGCGACCCGCAGGACCAATGGCAGGCGCTCAAAGGGCCGAGCGGCATCGATCGGCTCGAGCGAGTTCGCGCGGGCCTGCGCGGGCGGGCGACCATCGCTGCATTCACGCGCAGGCTCGACGCCGAACAAGGCGTCGTCGCCACGCTCGATCGGGAGATCGCGGACTGGCAAGGATGGATTGCCCGCCTTGAGCGGCTTCGCGCTGCCGCCCGCGCAACCGGCGTGCTCACGGCCGACGAAGTTGCTGCGCGGATTGACCGGCTCGAGAATGACCTTCAGCAACTCGCAGCGGGCCAGCCGCTTGCGATCACTAGCGAGGGCATCGGACCGCGCCTCGCGGCGATCGCCGATCGGATCGACGAGGCCTTGCGGACGACCGGCGAACGCAAGGCAGCGCTGGAGGGGCTATCGGCGCAGTTCCTAGTTAGCCAGGCCGAAGGTCGGCTCGATCATCCAAGCCTCTTGCGGCTACGCAGCGTGATCAGCGATGCGCGGGCGCGGCTCGATCTGGCGTCACAGCTGGTCGGCTCGACCGGCGCCGCAGTGACCGCGCAGACCGCAGCGATCGCCACGATCGACCAGAACATCGCCGTGCTTGATGCGGCGCGTACTGATTTCGCCCGCCGTGCCCAGCTGGCCGAGCTGATCTCGACCGAGCAGCAGGATCGGACGTCGCTGACCGAGGCGATCGCGGCGCACCGCACGACGATCGTGGAAGCCGATGCGAAGATCAGCCAGCATGGCGAGGCCAGTGCCGAAGTTGCGAGGCTGCGGAGTCTCGCTGCATCGGCGCGTACACTAAACGAGGCGATGGCGGATTGCCTAGATCTCGAAGCCGAGTCCGGAGCTGCCGAGTCCGCACTGACACAGGGACGCGAGGCCGCCGCACGCGCCGCGTCCGAACTTGTCCCGCTCGAGACGCAGCTAGCCGATCTCGACAGCAAGATTGCCGATGCCGAACGCGAACGCGCCGAGGCTGATCGCCATGCGTCGGCGATCAGTGCGGCCTTGTCGCAGCTGGCCAGCCATATCCATGAGGACGATACCAACTGCCCGGTGTGCCAGACGCCGTTTGAACCGGGCGCGCTCAAGGCGCTTGCTGATGCTGCGGCGTCGGGCAGCGACCATCGCCTCGCGCAAGCCGATGACGCGCTGGAGGCCTTGCGGAGCACCCGACCTCCGCTCGGCGATGAAATACATCGCCTTCGCGGGGTCGTTGCGGCGGTCGAGGGGCTCGAACGGGGCGCGAGGACAGCGGCTGATGCGCTGACAAATGCACGTACCAGCATTGCCCAAACCCTCGCTACCGCCCCCGAGAGCGACCTTGCCGCGCTTACGGCAACCCGGGCACGCGATGCGGATGCCGCACTTGCAGCGGCAGAGGCAGCGCTGGCACCGCTGTCGGCAAACGCGGCGGCGGCAACCGAACAGCGATCGAGCGTTGCGGCTGATCTTGACGAACTCATCGCGCGCGACAACCAGCTTGGCGCACGGCTGGTACAGTATCAGGCAGAGGACAAGGCCTGCGCCGATCGCATCGCCGCACGCAATCTATCAAACGCGACGATCGGCGACATTGAGACGAGATTGACGGCTGAGCGCAAGCGCCGCGAAGACGCGCGGGCTCGTCTGGCACAACTGAGCGAGGCGGCGTCCAGCGCGTCTGCGGACGTCCAACGCGAGCAGGCCGCGCTCGACCTCGCGCAACGCGACCTTGCCGCGGCCGAGGCAGCCCGCACATCCTCTGAACAGGCGGCGCAGCAGATGCAGCAACGCTGGACGCGTGCTGGTCTCAACGACATTCCGAGCCAGGCTGAATATGACCGTGGGCTCTCCGCCATCGAGGCCCTGCTGGCGAGTTTGCGGTCACTGGCCGAACGCCAACTCGTCCTTGGCCGGGAAAATGAGGATGCGCTCCTCCAGACCGAAATAGACGAGATCGCCGCTTCGATGCGGGCGACCGGAGGCGACGACGGCGTTCGGGATCCGGCGGCCTATCTGGCCGCGCTGCAGACCAGGCTCGACGCAGCGCGGGCGGCGGTCAAACTCACCACCGCGGCACGAAGTGCGGTGAATCGCTACTCGGAAGACCTTCAGAAGCAGGCTGACGATTTCTCGGCGCGCGTGCTAGACCCGCTCAATACGGTGATCGACGATTTTAATGAGGCGATGCTGAGCACGCCTGGTGAAAGCATTCAGTTCAAGGCCGACACGAGGGTCGATGCGACCAGTTTTGGCATGGCGCTGCGCTACCGCGAGAAGGTCGCCAATGCGATCGAGACGAAGAAAGATTTGCCGCCTCAGGTCGTTTTGAGCGAAGGTCAGCTTGCCGCGAATGGTTTCAGCATTCTTTGCGCGGCGAGTACCGCCTATCCTTGGTCCCGCTGGCGCGCCCTACTGCTCGACGATCCGCTGCAGCATAATGACATCATTCACACGGCCGCCTTTGTCGATGTGATGCGCAATATGGTCGAATTGAACGGTTATCAGCTGATCATGTCGAGCCATGACCGCGGCGAAAGTGAGTTCATCGC
- a CDS encoding cold-shock protein, translated as MATGTVKWFNATKGFGFIQPDDGSADVFVHISAVERAGMRGLNDGQKITYELVKDRRSGKMSADSLEA; from the coding sequence ATGGCGACAGGTACTGTAAAGTGGTTCAATGCGACGAAGGGCTTCGGTTTCATCCAGCCGGATGACGGCAGCGCGGACGTGTTCGTTCATATCTCGGCCGTGGAACGCGCCGGCATGCGCGGCTTGAATGACGGCCAGAAGATCACCTACGAACTGGTGAAGGATCGTCGGTCCGGCAAGATGTCTGCCGACAGTCTCGAAGCCTGA